TTTTATCCTCTGAACAAATAAGCACTGAAGAATTACTGGACACACTTACCAGCTACAAAAAAACGACCGGGGTCATCTATTATGCCTGGCTCCGACAATATGGAAGCAATAAGAATTATTATCTATCGGACCACCTTAAAAAAATACTTCCCAGCTTCCTGGAAGTTCCGGTATTCACATTAGCCGATTTAAACCTTCAAGAAAACTTATATGTAGGCGGGCATTATATCTCCATCCATGATTTCACGAACACAGTAATGTCTTTAATCGGGCGTATTTTATCAGGCGAAGCCGCCTCTTCCATTCCTTATCAAAATGGTGGAATTCCACAAACTTATCTCAATTTCGCCGATCTGAAGTGGTGTAAAATTCCCGAAAACTTATATCCGAAAGATGCAGTTTATTTCTTTCAGCCTCCTACTTTCTACCAACAATATAAAACTTATATCTGGATGACAGGCTTATTCATAGCCCTACTCATCGCTCTGTATATTTTCTACCATATCCATTCCCAAAGACATAAAAAGGAACTCATTCAAGCTAAGGAACGTGCCGAAGAATCCGACCGGTTAAAGTCTGCTTTTCTTGCCAACATGAGTCATGAGATACGTACTCCGCTCAATGCAATTGTTGGTTTTTCCAGCATTCTTGCTGAGACAACAGACACACCGGAAAATCATGAATACATCAGAATTATAGAAGATAACAATTACCTGTTATTACAACTCATAAACGACATCCTCGATTTGTCAAGAATAGAAGCCGGTTTACTGGACTTCTGCTACACCGATGTAGACGTAAACAGCTGTATCCGTAAACTTGAGGATACTTTCCGTTTCAGGATGCCGGCAAACGTGAAATGTGTAACAGAATTCAGTATGAAGAAATGCTATATCCATACTGAAAAGAACCGTCTGATGCAAGTACTTGGAAATTACTTCTCCAATGCTATCAAATACACCAATCAAGGAAGCATTACCATTGGTTATTATCCTCCCAAAAACGAAAAAATCCGTTTCTATGTACGGGATACAGGTTGTGGTATTTCCCCCGATAAACAACAAACCATTTTTCAGCGTTTTGTAAAGCTGGACAACTTCAAGCAAGGCACAGGACTCGGCTTGTCTATCTGCCAAATGATAGCAGAAAAGATGAATGCCACTGTCGGAATACATTCTGAAGTGAATAAAGGTTCCGAGTTCTGGATAGAGTTCCCTTACCAACCCGTTAATTAAAAATAGAACTACTATTAACAACAAGACAACAAAAAAGATTAGAAATCTTTTGGAAAATTCAAAGAAGTCTTTATCTTTGCAAGCGAAATAAAAATGTAATTATTACAAGTTTGAATTAAGAAAATATGGAAATAGTAGTAGAACGATTGCAAGGGCATAATATCAAACCTTCGGTGCAGCGCATTGCCATCATGAAATATCTTATGGAGCACCGCACGCATCCAACGGTAGACGAGATTTATACAGCACTGTCTCCTACTATACCAACGCTTTCAAAAACGACAGTTTACAACACGCTGAAAATTTTGAGCGAGCAAGGAGCTGCACAGACGCTGACCATTGATGAGCGTAACACATGTTATGATGCCGACACTACTCCACATGCACATTTCCTGTGCAAACGCTGTGGTAAAGTTTATGATCTGGCGTGTAATGACACTGTAAGACAAGTGGTAGATACAAATATGGATGGACACGAAGTGCAGGAAATCCACTATTATTACAAAGGAATCTGTAAACAATGTAAAGAAGACTAACGTTTTATTATAAGAACAAACGAATAACTAATTCAATTAAATCAAAAAGAAAATGAAAAAATTTAGATGTACTGTATGCGGTTACGTATATGAAGGTGATGCCGCTCCTGAGAAATGCCCGTTGTGTAAAGCTCCTGCAAGCAAATTCGTAGAAGTTGTAGAAACTACAGAAGATGGTCCTCTTTCTTTTGCTGACGAACATGTAATCGGTGTAGCTAAAGGTTGTGATGACGAAATGATCAAAGACCTGAATAATCACTTCATGGGCGAATGTACAGAAGTTGGTATGTACTTGGCTATGAGCCGTCAGGCTGACCGCGAAGGTTACCCCGAAGTAGCTGAAGCTTTCAAACGTTATGCTTGGGAAGAAGCAGAACACGCTTCTAAATTCGCAGAACTGTTGGGCGACTGTGTATGGGATACCAAAACTAACCTTGAAAAGAGAATGAATGCCGAATCTGGTGCTTGCGAAGACAAGAAGCGTATTGCTACTCGCGCAAAAGCTTTGAATCTGGATGCTATCCATGACACTGTTCATGAAATGGCTAAAGATGAAGCTCGCCACGGTAAAGGTTTCGAAGGACTTTACAACCGTTACTTCAAGAAATAATCCTTCTTAGTATTTTTAGGGAAAGAGGTTGCCATTTTGGTAACCTCTTTTGCTATAATACAATCCATCCCCTCTCAAGTTATCCCACGAAATGTAACATATCTTTTGCTATACGTTACATCCCCCTTTATAAAGGTTTTTTCCTCCATATTATGTTTGCGAGAATATCTGTTTTCAATTACTTTTGTATCACAATTGCTAACCCCAACGTAATCATGAAAACACTATTACCCATCTTATTTCTCTTCTTTGCAGCATACGGATACGGTCAATCAGAGAAACTATTTACAGTAGACCGTGAATTATCAAACAGCAATATCAATCAAATATATCAAGCCAAAGACGGAGTTGTCTGGATAGCCACCGAAGACGGACTTAATCGCTACGATGGTGCCAAGTTCAGCGTGTACAAACATAAAGAAGAAAATGACAGTTCATTAGTGGATAACAATGTACGGATACTTTTCGAAGACAGCAAAGGGAACTTCCTGGTAGGCACACAACGCGGACTACAACTTTACGACCCGGCAACAGACCTCTTTAAAGAAATCCCTATCCTATACCAAACAGGAATAAACATGAGCGCACATATCAGTACGATCCTAGAGCGAAAAAATGGAGAGTTATTAATAGGTACTTCCGGTCATGGCATTTACTCTTTAACATTAGGAGAAACAGAACCTCTTATCAAAGAGGCACAACTACCGGTTCCCAGCTTTTTCATAACATATCTATTCGAAGACCACAACGAAAACCTATGGGTTTCTACAGAAGGCAAGGGATTATACCGTGTTGACGGATCAGGCCAAGCCCATCACTATTTCATCGGAAAAGAGAATGCTTGGAATATTGTCACTTCTATTTGTCTGGATGAAAAAGGAAATATCTATGCCAGTAACATAAATAAAGGAATATTCATCTACAACCAGCAGAAAGATACTTTTACCCCTATCTCCTGCCCGATACTTCCCGACCTGCCCATCAATACAATATATGCTGCCGGACAAGGAAAAATCTATATCGGAACCATAGGTTACGGCATTAAAGTATATGACATACACACACAGAAGATAAAGGAAAGCGAGTTCAGTTTCAGTACTTTCGATTTCAGCAAAGCCGATGTACATGCCATCACAAAAGACAAGGCAGGCAACTTATGGCTGGGTATCAATGGTAAAGGAGTAATACTTCTCCCGGCTACAACAAATCAATTCAAATACATGGGCTACAAGTCTGCAACAACCAATAAGATCGGTTCTAACAGCATAAAAGCAATATGTAAAGACAGTGAAGGAACTTTATGGCTCGGAACTGCAAATGACGGTATATATGGTATAAAAGGAAAGAATAAACCTTCCCTGCACTTTGAGCACAAAAAAAACTCCAATTCTGTGCCGTCCACAATCCACCATATCCACCAGACAGCAGACGGCAGATTGTGGCTGGCTTCGCCTTTGGAAGGACTGGCAGAGATGGATCCCAAAACTGGCCTGTGCCGATACTATAAATTACAGGACCATCATCAAAATGAAGTGAAAAATATATCGTATCTGACATCAGACAAGAATGGAGAACGATTATGGGTAGCCGTCATGGGCGGAGGGGTGTTTTACATAGACCTAAAAACCGGAAAAGTCAACAGATGCGATACTTTTGAAAGCGGAAAAGAATATCAGGAGAATTACAATGTACTCCACAACCGCTGGGTAGCCTCCTTACTGTATACCCGCAACAATAAGTTATATATCGGCACATACGATGGCTTAGGATGTCTGGACGTACCCACTATGAATTTCGCCTCGACCTATGGAAAAAATAGAATATTCAGTGGCAGTATCATACTGACCCTCTTCGAAGATGAACAAGGCGACATTTGGGCAGGCACCACCAAGGGACTCATTCATATAGACGAGAAAAGCGGAAACTCCAAAACGTATACTACACACGATGGATTGCCCAACAATACCATTTGTGCCATTCAAGGCAACAAACAACATGGATTATGGATAAGCACCAATTACGGTATCACAAACATGGATCCGGAAACAGGTACCTTTATCAATTACTATGCAGGAAATGGATTACAAGGAAATGAATTCAGCAAAAATGCTGCCTGTACAGATGAAGATGGATATCTCATCTTTGGAGGTATCAATGGCATCACCTTTTTCCGACCAGCAGAAATCACTACAGAAGTCAAAAAGCCCGAGGTTAGAATTGCCGACTTCTACATCCATAACAAAGCTGTTAAGAAAGGCACGCGTTCCGGTAACCACGAAGTTATAGAAACAGCAGTACAAGAAGCCAGCCGATTCCATTTATGTCATAGAGACAACTCGTTCAGCATCGAATTCTCAGCTATGGAATTTTATAATCCGGAACGGATCACCTATTTTTATTCCATGAATGGAGTCACTTGGGTGGCTTTAGCACCGGGCGTCAACAGAGTTTCTTTCAGTGATCTGGCACCGGGTACTTATCACTTCAGGATGAAAGCCAAAAACTATACAGCCTACTCGGAAGAGAAAGAAATCATCATCCAGATAGATCCGGTATGGTGGGCATCAGGTTGGGCCAAATTAATATACGTCTTATTGACACTATCAATCATCGGATTCATTGTGATGCAAGTGTACCATCGTTACCGCATGCATCAAAAGATGTTGCAACACATTCATTCCGAACAAATTAACGAAGCAAAACTACAGTTCTTCATTAATATTTCCCACGAAATACGAACTCCAATGTCGCTTATCATCAGTCCATTGCAACAACTGATGGCAAAAGATAAGGATGCAGAATGTAGAAAGCTCTACAATACTATACAACGGAATGCCGAACGCATCCTGCAATTGGTAAACCAATTAATGGATATCCGAAAAATAGACAAAGGACAGATGTCCCTCATATTTAAAAAGGCTGAAATTGTTAGTTTTACCCGCAACCTGTTAGAAACCTTTGAGCAACAGACAAGGATCAAGAAACTCGATTTAAAATTCCACACCTCTGCTCCTGAAATAGAAATGTGGATAGATCCTAAGAATTTTGACAAGATCATCCTGAACCTACTGTCGAATGCATGCAAATTCACTCCTGAAAACGGGCAAGTGGAAATCAGCCTCAACACGGGTGAGGATACCAGCCTTCCCCCCAATGCACCTCTGCGTCGATACGTCGAACTCACTGTTACGGACAGCGGTATCGGTATTGCTTCCACTGAACGGGAACACATATTCGAACGATTCTACCAGATACGCAACAGCCAGAACAACTCAAATGTAGGAACAGGTATCGGACTTCATCTCACGCACTCTTTAGTGGAACTGCATCACGGAAATATTCATGTGGAAGACAATGGCGAAGGAAAACCGGGTTCCCGGTTTATCATACGGCTACCGCTGGGAAACGGACACTTGAAAAAGGAAGAAATAGAAGAGACAACGACCCCCGACGCCATAATAAATATTCCGGCTACAGAACCGGCCAGCATAGCTTCCCCACTGCTTTATGACAACGATGAAGAAGCCAACGACAAAGCCCGTGCCCGCAGTCGCCGCCATGTGCTTGTAGTAGAAGACGATGAAGAGATTCGCCACTACATTTGCCGTGAACTGGGCAATGATTTCTACATGACCGAATGCTGTAACGGAAAAGAAGCATTGGCATCGATATTATACCATACGCCTGATCTGATAATCAGCGACGTGATGATGCCTGAAATGGATGGGCTGACACTCTGCCGCAAGATACGGCAGAATGTGAACATCAACTATCTACCCATCATCCTGCTTACCGCCCGTACCAGCGAGGAGGATAATCTGGAAGGGTTGGATACCGGTGCTGATGCTTATCTGATGAAACCGTTCAGCATTGAATTGCTAAGAAAAACTGTCCTAAACATCATCCGCCGCCGGGAACAATTGCGTAATGCCTTCAGCGGCCGTCAGAATCAAGAGGAACAAATCTCAATCCCAGAAGTAAAATCTCCCGATGACCGGCTTATGGAACGTGTCATGCGCGTTATCAATGAGAATTTAAGCAATCCGGCATTAACCGTTGAAATGATCAGTACGGAAGTAGGTATCAGCCGTGTACATCTACATCGCAAACTCAAAGGACTCACGAATCAGACTACACAACAACTCATTCGTAACTTACGTCTGAAGCAGGCAGCCTCCTTGTTGGCCGGCAAACGTCATAATATAACAGAAGTAGCTACATTAACCGGTTTTGCGCATCCCACTTACTTCGCTACGGCATTCCGCGAAATGTATGGCATGTCACCATCAGAGTATATGGAACGCCATATAGGGCAGGATAAAACGAAAGATGGCATCTTTTGATATGAAAGATGCCAACTTTTGCAACAAGAAATGCCTACTTTTGATAAAAAAGATAGCATCTTTTACATAACTATTTTAAAGTTCTTGTCCGAGGGCTTTCCGTTAGGTTAAGCCTACCGGGCATATCACCTCCGCAATCTACTATAATCTTATGCAATACTATCGCCGGACTGAGAGGGCGAATGGTCAGAGTATGTACCCCGGCCTCCAGAGTGACATCAGGAAAAGTTACTTTTGACTCTATCACCCGTGCCGCTCCCGCAGGATACATTTTTGAATAACAGTTAGCCCAAGTCAGGTCTGAATTGTAATTCACGATTTGTTCTTTACCGTCATCTAAACGAATGGCATAACTATGCCCTCCTTTAATAAAAGGTAGGGTACTATCCAATATCAGGCGTACACGCACACCGGACAAGTCAGACTTTAATCGAATTTGATAGGTCAATGAAGCACCGGATACCGGTTTGGTATATGGCATCAGTGAAAGTCCGGAGAGTGTACGTCCCAAGTCCGGTATAACAGTCCATTGCGTACCCGGCTCCTGCATAGATGTAGCAAAACGTTCCGCTTCCATTACCACTACACCACTGTTCTCTTCATATTCATAACCACCCATTGCGATACTTCCGTTCCGGGAAATATCCACACGGGTTACTTTCGGCATTATATTTCCTCCTTTCGGTTCATCCCATGAAGTATAGCCTATATGGGTCTGATCCATCATGTGTTTCCATTTGCCATCGGCAATATTATTATTATAATCGGTGCATAGCTCCGCATCTCTCCGAAAGCAATACTCCACACGATCCGCCCAAGCATTGGCACGCACATCATTTTCAGCAACCAACTGCCGGTTCATGGCGGTAGCATAGTACATTTCATAAAGATTAGCCATAGCCTGCACAGGAAACAATACCAGTTCCTTATAAGCATCGCGCCTATTCTCCGGCAGCAAAGCAAACTGACGGACTGCATGTGCTTCCAATGCCAGAAACTCATCGGCCACAGCTTTAAATTCACCACTTTGCAAATTATAGGTTTCGTGATCCAGCATCTCCGCCGTCACACGGGCGCAATACTTACAATAAAGATTTAAAATCCGAGCTGCTTCGTCAGCATATTCATTACCAAATTGCTGGCTACAAAATTTTCTTGTATAATCCATCAGGTTACCCGCATTAAAAGCATCAGGATTCCATGCCATTTTCAAGAAGAAATCCGTAGGAAACTCATTCGGTTTCAAATCACCTACATTCAATATCCACATCTTATCCACACCATAAGCATACGTCAGATAAAGCTGTTCCCACATATGCTGGATTTGAGTCATATTCAACCACTGGTAAGCACGCGGGGCACCATGCAAATCCACATGATAGTACATACCATAACCACCGGGATGACGTTTAGCCCCCGGGGCGGGCAGACGACGAACATCTCCCCAATTGTCATCACATAACAGAATCATTACATCATCCGGTATCTGCATACCTTGATCGTAATATTCCAGCACCTCACTATAAAGTGCCCATAATTGTGGAGTCTTAGAAGCAGGTTTTCCCGTGACTTTGGCTATGATGCTGCGCTGTTCTTTCACTATATTTTCCAACAATCTCGTATCCGTATCAGCTCCCATCGGCGCATCACCATCACCACGCATAGCAATGGTCACCACTTCTTCTTTACCCCGCATACGCTCTATGCCTTCACGGAAAAAGCGGCCGATGCCATCTTTGTTTGTCTGATAATTCCAAGCTCCATACACTTTACGATTGCGAGCATACTCCTGATGGTTACGCGCCATAGGCTCATGGTGTGAAGTACCGATTATGATTCCCATCTCATCAGCCAATGGACTGTTCATGGGATCATCCGCATAGAAAGCAGCACTCCACATTGCAGGCCATAGGAAGTTGGCTTTCAGACGGAGCAGCAACTCATACACATGCACGTACATTTTACTATTGAAGCCACCATAACGTTCCGTAGTCCAACTTCCCATGCAAGGCCACTCATCATTAATAAAAATACCGCGATACTTCACTGCCGGTTCTCCATCAGTATATACACCTTTCTTTATATAGAGTTCCTCATGCCGTTCCGCCGGAACATCCGCCCACCAATACCAAGGAGACACCCCTATCTGACGGGATAACTCATAAATGCCATAGATAGTTCCACGCTTATCACTACCGGCAATCAACAACACTTCACCCGGAAATCCTTCTATCGGATCTTTCACTGTGGTAATTATAAACTTCTCATTCTTGCCTTTCAATTCGCGGGCATCCAGTTTCTTTGATTTCACCAAATGTTTTATGAATGGAGATTCATCAAAAGAGCCAATAAGAATACGTACATTTTGCCCATCCGTATTTCCCTCCCGTTTTGTATCGGTCACTAATGCAGGACGTATATCGGCCACGTTATAAAAATCCTCCTGCAAATTATGCACAGCCGTTAATACTCCTTTATGCTCCTCATCAGCACATAAAATACTGAAACTCCTTTGTTGAGATGTTACAAGCTCCAACGTACCTTCTTCCCGAATGAAAGAGACAAACTTATCCGCCGCTTGCAAGGTCGAAACCACAGTGAAGCAAAATTGCAGGCAGACAATCCATGTTTTTAATGACATTTTCATCATATAGAAATAAATTAGATTAACCCGTTTGCGGAATTAGAAGCTGTCCGGCATCCTGCCAGAGCCGTACCAAAAAGGGTTCAAATACCTATTTGCTCCGTACCATCTCCGGATAGAGGTACTTCTAACCGAATTTACTACGGAGTTGGTACGGGCCAAGTACTGTCCAACCCCGATCTTGGTCTCTATTAGGGTATAGGAAATAAACCATTAATTCCGCCAACGGGTTAGATTAATAATACTGTAAAGGTACACACCTTCCGAAAGCCTGCCAAAGATCACAGTTACAGATACTTTCATACATATTACGAGTTAAAAGAATAAGGCTGTGTTACATCAGTTAAAGTCCATGATACACCCCTAATACAGAATGCAACATCAGTTAATCTTTCTGCAATAGCAACATATTTATTACTATTATTATATTTTATACTTTTGCTTTAGAAATTAAAAAGGTTCTTATCATTATTTATTAATCTTAAAAACGAACAAAGTTATGAAAAGTATGTATGACAATAGTTAACCTCACTTTATGACATCAGAGAAAACATAGTTATTAACTATCTTAAACTAATGGTAATGAAAAATGTAAAAAAGAAAATTCAAAGGATTCCTTACTTGTTTCTTTTGATGCTTTTCAGCTGTCTGACAGCTTCGGCACAACAAGGAATCACAGTGAAAGGAACAGTCTTAGACGACAATGGAGAGACTATTATTGGAGCCTCGGTAGTTGTAAAAGGTAATAATTCAATAGGTACGATCTCAGATATAGACGGCTATTTTGTGTTGACTGTGCCCAATGAGAAATCTGTTCTTGTTGTTTCATTTGTAGGTATGGAGGCACAGGAAGTAAAGGCTACCAAAGGAATAATCAGAGTGATTCTGAAAGATGACACACAGCTACTGGACGAAGTAGTCGTAGTAGGTTATGGACAGCAAAAAAAAGCATCGGTAGTGGGAGCTATCACACAGACTTCCGGAAAGACGCTTGAACGAGCCGGAGTAAATAATTTAGGAGCCGCCTTAACGGGTAATCTTCCTGGTGTAATCACTTCCAGTTCTACCGGTATGCCCGGTGCAGAAGACCCCAAAATCATTATCCGCACACAGAGTTCATGGAACAACAGTGAACCCTTGGTGTTGGTAGACGGTATCGAGCGTGAAATGAGTTCTGTAGATATCTCCTCCGTGGAAAACATTTCGGTATTAAAGGATGCATCAGCCACTGCCGTTTATGGTGTGAAAGGTGCTAATGGTGTAATTCTCATTACTACCAAACGTGGTAAGGAAGGAAAGGCCAATGTACAGATCAAGGCTAATATGACGGCTAAAGTAGTATCGAAGCTCCCTGAAAAATATGACGCTTACGATACATTTTATCTAATGAATAATTCCATTGAGCGCGAAGCTGCTCTCAATCCTGCCGGATGGGCCAACTATACACCGGCAGCCATCATTGACAAGTATCGTCATCCGGCCAACGCTGAAGAGTGGGATCGCTATCCCAACGTAGATTGGGAGAAGGAACTCTTCAAAAAAGTAGCCATGTCCTACAATACCAGTGTCAACGTATCGGGCGGTACAAAAGTAGTGAATTACTTTGCAGCTGTGGATTTCGTGAATGAAGGAGACTTATTCAAAAGCTTCGAAAACGGACGTGGCTACAACTCCGGCTTCGGCTATAACCGCATCAATGTGCGCAGCAACCTGGATTTCCATTTGACTAAAACCACCAAATTCTCTACTAACTTGTTCGGATCGAATGCACAACGCCAGCTACCTTGGAATATGGGAGACAACGACACCGGTTTCTGGAACTCAGCTTATAAGTCCGCTCCCGATGCCATGCGTCCCATCTATTCCAATGGCATGTGGGGTTGGTATGCCCCACGCGATGCCGATGTGCCCAACTCGGCCTACAGTTTAGCAGTTGGTGGTAAAGAAAAACGAACTACCACTAAAATGACTACTGACTTTATCCTGGAACAAGATTTGACTATGTTGACCAAAGGACTTAGATTCAAGGCTAATTTTTCTATGGATTATACATTTGTAGAGAATAACCGTGGACTCAATGACATGTATAACGATGCACAACGCCTATGGGTAAATTCCGACACTGGTGAATATGTTTACAAATTTGATCCTGATACAGGTACTGGGCTTGACAAAGTTATCAACCCTATTTATTGGTCACAACAATCAGGTAGTGCAAATATGGGATCCACCTATCGCAAACTTTACTACTCTATGCAATTAGACTATGCCCGCACTTTTGGGAAGCACGAAGTAACCGCTCTCGGTCTTTTCAGCCGATTAAAAGAGGCACGTGGCAGTATGTTCCCTATTTATCGAGAAGACTGGGTATTCCGTTTGACTTATAATTATGCCATGCGTTATTTCTTTGAAGCAAACGGTGCTTATAATGGTTCCGAAAAATTTGGTCCGGATTATCGTTTTGCTTTCTTCCCTTCTCTTTCAATCGGTTGGATGATTAGTGAAGAAAAATTCATGAAAAATCTTAAATTCATAGACATGTTGAAAATCCGAGGTTCATGGGGACGTATTGGCGACGACAATGTCGGTGGTCGTTTTTTATACAAGGATCAATTAAGTAATGGAGGTAACACTGTTATGGGGAGCATCAATCCTGACAATTCTCCTTATACTTTCTGGAAAACTTCTTCACTGGGTAACCCGAATATTTCTTGGGAGACAGTAGAGAAACGCAATATTGGTTTGGATTACGCTTTCTTCAACGGACTAATAGCAGGTTCGGTAGATATATTTAACGATGTCCGCACAGACATTATAGTTGATGGTGGTAGCCGTGCTATTCCTTCCTATTTCGGTGCAACAGCCCCTAAAGCTAATTTAGGTAAAGTCAATAGCCATGGTTACGAATTGGAACTGCGATTGAACCATATTTTCAACAATGGTTTGCGTGCTTGGTTAAACACCAGTATGACTCATGCCATCAATGAAATCAAGTTCAGGGATGACGCTCCTTTGCTGCCTGCTTATCAGAAAGGGGTCGGACATACCATCAATCAAGTCTATTCATACATAGACCATGGTAATTTGGGCACTTGGGACGATGTGATAGGCAGCAGTACTTGGACAACCGGAAATGATATGAAATTACCGGGTGACTACAACATCATCGACTTTAATGGCGACGGCATAGTTAATATTGACGACCGTGCTCCTTATCAGTA
The nucleotide sequence above comes from Bacteroides intestinalis DSM 17393. Encoded proteins:
- a CDS encoding hybrid sensor histidine kinase/response regulator transcription factor encodes the protein MKTLLPILFLFFAAYGYGQSEKLFTVDRELSNSNINQIYQAKDGVVWIATEDGLNRYDGAKFSVYKHKEENDSSLVDNNVRILFEDSKGNFLVGTQRGLQLYDPATDLFKEIPILYQTGINMSAHISTILERKNGELLIGTSGHGIYSLTLGETEPLIKEAQLPVPSFFITYLFEDHNENLWVSTEGKGLYRVDGSGQAHHYFIGKENAWNIVTSICLDEKGNIYASNINKGIFIYNQQKDTFTPISCPILPDLPINTIYAAGQGKIYIGTIGYGIKVYDIHTQKIKESEFSFSTFDFSKADVHAITKDKAGNLWLGINGKGVILLPATTNQFKYMGYKSATTNKIGSNSIKAICKDSEGTLWLGTANDGIYGIKGKNKPSLHFEHKKNSNSVPSTIHHIHQTADGRLWLASPLEGLAEMDPKTGLCRYYKLQDHHQNEVKNISYLTSDKNGERLWVAVMGGGVFYIDLKTGKVNRCDTFESGKEYQENYNVLHNRWVASLLYTRNNKLYIGTYDGLGCLDVPTMNFASTYGKNRIFSGSIILTLFEDEQGDIWAGTTKGLIHIDEKSGNSKTYTTHDGLPNNTICAIQGNKQHGLWISTNYGITNMDPETGTFINYYAGNGLQGNEFSKNAACTDEDGYLIFGGINGITFFRPAEITTEVKKPEVRIADFYIHNKAVKKGTRSGNHEVIETAVQEASRFHLCHRDNSFSIEFSAMEFYNPERITYFYSMNGVTWVALAPGVNRVSFSDLAPGTYHFRMKAKNYTAYSEEKEIIIQIDPVWWASGWAKLIYVLLTLSIIGFIVMQVYHRYRMHQKMLQHIHSEQINEAKLQFFINISHEIRTPMSLIISPLQQLMAKDKDAECRKLYNTIQRNAERILQLVNQLMDIRKIDKGQMSLIFKKAEIVSFTRNLLETFEQQTRIKKLDLKFHTSAPEIEMWIDPKNFDKIILNLLSNACKFTPENGQVEISLNTGEDTSLPPNAPLRRYVELTVTDSGIGIASTEREHIFERFYQIRNSQNNSNVGTGIGLHLTHSLVELHHGNIHVEDNGEGKPGSRFIIRLPLGNGHLKKEEIEETTTPDAIINIPATEPASIASPLLYDNDEEANDKARARSRRHVLVVEDDEEIRHYICRELGNDFYMTECCNGKEALASILYHTPDLIISDVMMPEMDGLTLCRKIRQNVNINYLPIILLTARTSEEDNLEGLDTGADAYLMKPFSIELLRKTVLNIIRRREQLRNAFSGRQNQEEQISIPEVKSPDDRLMERVMRVINENLSNPALTVEMISTEVGISRVHLHRKLKGLTNQTTQQLIRNLRLKQAASLLAGKRHNITEVATLTGFAHPTYFATAFREMYGMSPSEYMERHIGQDKTKDGIF
- a CDS encoding Fur family transcriptional regulator; amino-acid sequence: MEIVVERLQGHNIKPSVQRIAIMKYLMEHRTHPTVDEIYTALSPTIPTLSKTTVYNTLKILSEQGAAQTLTIDERNTCYDADTTPHAHFLCKRCGKVYDLACNDTVRQVVDTNMDGHEVQEIHYYYKGICKQCKED
- a CDS encoding NADH peroxidase → MKKFRCTVCGYVYEGDAAPEKCPLCKAPASKFVEVVETTEDGPLSFADEHVIGVAKGCDDEMIKDLNNHFMGECTEVGMYLAMSRQADREGYPEVAEAFKRYAWEEAEHASKFAELLGDCVWDTKTNLEKRMNAESGACEDKKRIATRAKALNLDAIHDTVHEMAKDEARHGKGFEGLYNRYFKK
- a CDS encoding sensor histidine kinase codes for the protein MKLHSSLHKWLLSLILLVECLSVSAKEKEYVLFLSSVNAEEAWIHGFLNEIQKRFPYNKNIELHNYFLTVPVLKSEEEVRQAQANILQTYPTPPKAVIIVGDPGWLVSAPIFDGPWKDIPVILCYSRKRVPADLQTLLSKIPLTEENSIPIEEFNKNYNITVLEQPYYIKQTLELIRQLQPEVKRIAFISDNRYISVVTRQAIKEVMQKDFPNLQLELLSSEQISTEELLDTLTSYKKTTGVIYYAWLRQYGSNKNYYLSDHLKKILPSFLEVPVFTLADLNLQENLYVGGHYISIHDFTNTVMSLIGRILSGEAASSIPYQNGGIPQTYLNFADLKWCKIPENLYPKDAVYFFQPPTFYQQYKTYIWMTGLFIALLIALYIFYHIHSQRHKKELIQAKERAEESDRLKSAFLANMSHEIRTPLNAIVGFSSILAETTDTPENHEYIRIIEDNNYLLLQLINDILDLSRIEAGLLDFCYTDVDVNSCIRKLEDTFRFRMPANVKCVTEFSMKKCYIHTEKNRLMQVLGNYFSNAIKYTNQGSITIGYYPPKNEKIRFYVRDTGCGISPDKQQTIFQRFVKLDNFKQGTGLGLSICQMIAEKMNATVGIHSEVNKGSEFWIEFPYQPVN
- a CDS encoding glycosyl hydrolase 115 family protein; its protein translation is MMKMSLKTWIVCLQFCFTVVSTLQAADKFVSFIREEGTLELVTSQQRSFSILCADEEHKGVLTAVHNLQEDFYNVADIRPALVTDTKREGNTDGQNVRILIGSFDESPFIKHLVKSKKLDARELKGKNEKFIITTVKDPIEGFPGEVLLIAGSDKRGTIYGIYELSRQIGVSPWYWWADVPAERHEELYIKKGVYTDGEPAVKYRGIFINDEWPCMGSWTTERYGGFNSKMYVHVYELLLRLKANFLWPAMWSAAFYADDPMNSPLADEMGIIIGTSHHEPMARNHQEYARNRKVYGAWNYQTNKDGIGRFFREGIERMRGKEEVVTIAMRGDGDAPMGADTDTRLLENIVKEQRSIIAKVTGKPASKTPQLWALYSEVLEYYDQGMQIPDDVMILLCDDNWGDVRRLPAPGAKRHPGGYGMYYHVDLHGAPRAYQWLNMTQIQHMWEQLYLTYAYGVDKMWILNVGDLKPNEFPTDFFLKMAWNPDAFNAGNLMDYTRKFCSQQFGNEYADEAARILNLYCKYCARVTAEMLDHETYNLQSGEFKAVADEFLALEAHAVRQFALLPENRRDAYKELVLFPVQAMANLYEMYYATAMNRQLVAENDVRANAWADRVEYCFRRDAELCTDYNNNIADGKWKHMMDQTHIGYTSWDEPKGGNIMPKVTRVDISRNGSIAMGGYEYEENSGVVVMEAERFATSMQEPGTQWTVIPDLGRTLSGLSLMPYTKPVSGASLTYQIRLKSDLSGVRVRLILDSTLPFIKGGHSYAIRLDDGKEQIVNYNSDLTWANCYSKMYPAGAARVIESKVTFPDVTLEAGVHTLTIRPLSPAIVLHKIIVDCGGDMPGRLNLTESPRTRTLK